AGAATATACAAGTAAGAGTAAAGAAAAACAAGGTGTAGTGAAAGAATAGAAATCAGACATGCTTTTCAATTTCTTAGCATACTTATTCACCGGAATGCAAATAAAAGAATCCTACATGCTTATGCTGTTGTGCAATTGTGGGGAAGGCACTTTAAAGTTTGAATCATTTCTAACTGAGGGAGCTTCACGGGGTTACGTCATCATGGTTAGCCTCAGGCAAGCTTGGCTCCTGGTTCTTGATAAACTACTTTTAAATGACCAAGAAACCATAGCCCAGGTTCATTTCCTTACAAACTCAAAACTGGCAATATACAATCGACGTTTTGTGGTCAGTCTAAGGAAAATGGTGTTCAGAGCAGTACTAAAGTGGCATCTTGGTTGACACTCCATAACGAAGCAGCGGAATGTGAATGGTTGGAAGTTGGAACAGTGACTAATGTTATTATAGATTGTACTCTTGTGAAAACAACAGACTGGAGCCATGCTGACCATGCAAATAATGAACAAACTACATGCACTGATCATGCCCTTGGTTAACTAATATCATAGCACATAATTTAAAGTAATAGGCTAATAGCTACTGAGCTAGTAGGAAATCGTTCAATTAAATTGGGACTTAGGCTACGGATAAAAAGGCTCTTAGTTCTTACATTGACAAACTCAACAAAAGCAATCCTTGTTGAATGTACATTGTCGCCTAAAAGTCTCAAACGAGAGACCTGCAATTACAACAACAGAAACATTAAGCAGCCAGGATACTTATTTAAAAGATGTGCGACAGGATGATTGGATTTGCGCAATAGCTCACCTCACCACAAAGTTCTTCAAAGAAACTCTTTACATCTAATTGAGTAACCTGCAGCAAAACAGGTAAAATTTAATGAAACATTCATTTGATTGTCCTGTCTCAATTGTTGAGTATCTCGCAGCTAATTTAAGAACCTCGATGTAAAGAGATGTATGATGAGAAAATGAGCAAGTGAAAGTCAATAAGATGACAGAGTATAACAGAGATGGGTACCTTCTTATCTATATTTGTACAATAAACCGTCCGTATGACCATTTCCTTCTCATCCTCCGTCTATGGGCCAGGCACAATAGGATGCTATTATTAGTTAAATTGTGGATTAGCAGAATAGGTGTCACAGAAGGTGAAACCAAACAACTTACCGCTGGAAGAAATTTTGGATTCACAGGTAAGATAGCTGTCTTTGAAGGCAAGACTCTAACGGGGTAGAACCCAAGCATTGTGCCACCAAGGTTAAGTGCAGCTCTAGCCCCCTCTGTACAAAATGTACCATGTATCAAACCATCAATTGACTGCTGAAAAACGTAAATGTAGCATGTGAAGATATAATACCTTCACCAGAAAACTCAATGAATGCAAACCTCATAACAGAATGTGGATCACCACAGATTCTGCAATCGACAACCTTCAGGACAAAGAGAAAAGACAGTTTCACATATTTGCATTACAGAGAATTAAAATTACAAAATACTCTATAAAATAGCAAATCACAATGTGCTGGCAGGTAATTTTTCTTATCACTTTTTTCCCTACTTGATTTTTGATAACCAAACGTACATGAAATCTATAGAACAGGGAATAGAGAAATCATGTCGACCGAATAAAGTTAAAAAATGTTAGATAACCAACAATTACTAAAACCCAACCAGGTATAATTGTGTCAACCTGATCTGAGAGAGCAGTTGAATAGACTAACATCTCTGTGTAACATTTCTACTATTTAATATCAGTACAACTAAAGCCCTCAAGTTAAGTATCTTACTTGCCCGCAGttagcaaaggtttcagcaagtctTTCCTCTGTCACCTAACAGATGGTCAAAAGCATTAGATCCAACAGGCACTCAAGAATATAGCTATGCACACTAATATAATCATCAATTACTCACAGTATGGTCGAGTTCAGAGACATAAACGGTTCGTCGGATGCTCTCTTCCCTGTCTGCACGCCTCGCCCTCTCATTTGTCCTCCTCCTCCCATGGTTGATGTATACATTCCTCCTCTCATTATCTACAAAATTCCTTCTCTGCTGGAAAGGAAAACACACTTATCACTTCTTATTCCTGCTTGTATCTTTTGCCTTTCCAAATAGAATCATAATACCCAATCTTAGCTATTATATGCAGCTGATCTGGAGAAGAATCATGTTATTAAACAACAGACATCTGAATCAAAACCACGAAAATGTCTAGTCTCAATCTTTTTATACTCCTAAAAACGAATGGCTCTAAATATCAAACTGAAAAGGCTTTCACATTCCAAATTATGTTTTCTCTGAACTGAATTGCTAGATTCAGAGACTATCTAATTACAAGAAGGTGTACGAGTAGATCACAGTGACAGAGTAATGATATGATACTTCTCATCTGGATTTTACATCTATCAAAATTCTTAAGTGAAATGTATGCTTACTTGTTTAGAATGAGATCCTGCTACTGTAGAATCGTGTAACCATCTAGAAAATACAGAACACTAGCAAGATAGCATTATAACTCACATTAACTGGAATATTTTACCCAAAACAAGCCAAATCAATAGGATCTAAAGCCCAGAATAGTNNNNNNNNNNNNNNNNNNNNNNNNNNNNNNNNNNNNNNNNNNNNNNNNNNNNNNNNNNNNNNNNNNNNNNNNNNNNNNNNNNNNNNNNNNNNNNNNNNNNNNNNNNNNNNNNNNNNNNNNNNNNNNNNNNNNNNNNNNNNNNNNNNNNNNNNNNNNNNNNNNNNNNNNNNNNNNNNNNNNNNNNNNNNNNNNNNNNNNNNNNNNNNNNNNNNNNNNNNNNNNNNNNNNNNNNNNNNNNNNNNNNNNNNNNNNNNNNNNNNNNNNNNNNNNNNNNNNNNNNNNNNNNNNNNNNNNNNNNNNNNNNNNNNNNNNNNNNNNNNNNNNNNNNNNNNNNNNNNNNNNNNNNNNNNNNNNNNNNNNNNNNNNNNNNNNNNNNNNNNNNNNNNNNNNNNNNNNNNNNNNNNNNNNNNNNNNNNNNNNNNNNNNNNNNNNNNNNNNNNNNNNNNNNNNNNNNNNNNNNNNNNNNNNNNNNNNNNNNNNNNNNNNNNNNNNNNNNNNNNNNNNNNNNNNNNNNNNNNNNNNNNNNNNNNNNNNNNNNNNNNNNNNNNNNNNNNNNNNNNNNNNNNAAAGAAGGACATGGCTAGGCTTTCACTAAAGAACGCCAACAACCACAGCACGCGAACCACCAACCGCCGGTAACGCCATCCAACACATATGAGGAAAAAAGATAACGCATCCAATCTTAGTGTATCAACTAATGCAAAAAAAAAGTAATCGCATCAAATCCTCCGCACGATCCGAGCCTCCCAACCAAGTCCCGGCCTCTGAATGACTGATGATACTGCAGAAGAGGCCGCAGAATTTTACCATGCGCTGCTGGTACCCAATGTACCCGGCGTCGGCGCTGCCGGGGTACCCGCCGATCCCGGCGCTCCGGCCTCCGATCGGGCCGTAGTAGAACACCGGCGCGTCCGCCGACAGGCCCTTCCTGGGCGTGGCGGCCGCGGAGGACGGGACGAActccttggcggccgggttcagcttGGAGAGCAGGTCCACCAGCTTCTGCACGTCCTTGCGGTACTCCGCCTCCTTGGCCGCCGCGGAAGCCGCCGCCTGCGCGGAAGCCGCGGGCGcgccctccgccaccgccgccatccgCGCGGTCGCCTCGACACTCGACGCACCACCAGACGCCGACGGCGAGGCCTCCAGCCCTGGTCGAACTCGAATCGCGGGGGCGCGGACAGGGAAGACTGGTTGGTGGGATTCTACAGAGGCGAGGCGGAGGCCATGTCTGGTGGCTCTGTAGTCCGCACTTCGGGGGGGAGGTGGGAAGGTTCGCGTGCGATGCGATGCGATGCGGTGCCTGGCGCTCGTGCTCCTCGCTAATGGCGTCGATTAGTCGCGGGTGGGTTTTGCTTTTACGGGGGTTTTGGCCATTTGCGGCGTGGAGAAAATATGCCGAGAACCGGGGAGAAAAGGACGGCTGCGAGGGGGGCTGGCTTCTGCGTGGACGCGGTCTACGCCATTAGATCTGTATATGCGCCGGTGCATTTGGATTTTAATGTTGATTGCGGGTTTAATGTCGACGGTTACTCTTGGCCGCAAAGCGCGCGGAATTActcgtcgctcaaatggatgtaagtGCATATTTCATGAACTATGCTTTGTTTAAACATTCACCGGTGCGAGTTATCTTTGTTAGAGTTTGTACAGCGGGTGATACGGAGATCGTTTCTTACGTATTCCACAGCTATATAAACGATGATATATGATGGAGGGTGTTATCTTTAGTATTCAATGAGATAAGTTCTGAAAATTATGTGATGGTAATTATAATTAAACTACAAAACATGTGAGTAACATACTGTAAGACAACTCATATAATAAATAGAGACAAATGTCTTATCTTTATCCTTAAGAGATTATCTCTTAGCTAAGAGAAAGTAAGCAACTCACCAGTTATCCTATAAGCCGCTAAGACATTAATATGGACAATATTTGGAGAGAGGGAAATTGACCAGAATATTAATTAACTCCTTTTTTAGGCACGAATTGATGCGTGTTAACTCTCCCTTAAACATGCAATTATGAGGCATTTAAGAAGGGTCAAACCTACTTTATGGGCCACCTTTTTTTTGAGAAGAACTTTATGGGCCACCTGATCTGGTTGTATAGGATGGTTGATATGAGTGAGGATATCAACGAAAATGCTAAACGGAGGCCAAGCTCCATCAAgctctttatttaaaaaaaatgaaaatcatattgttgaagtttcaaaaaaaatataaaaaaacacaCACGTTCATACGGATGTATACTACATATGTGTAAAATTTGAAGATGGTACACACTATGGTGAGAGCTAAAAAAGACAAAACCATGAttttgaaaatgatgaacaatatgtacattatttactaTTAAAAATGTACgagttttttcttttttgtgtAGCTCTGACCATAATGTAGTTCAACGTCAAAATCTATACACATGTAAAACACATCCGTATAAACATGTATGCTTTTTCCCAGAATTTTTCGGAACTTCAAAATGTGATTTCTGAATTTTTCAAAAAATCGAGCTCCATGTAGCTTGTCCACCAAAATGCCCTACTCGAATATCAACTACTTCTTACTATACTATAATAAAAACCTAAAAAAGAAGTATATTGTGAAGCATTGTTTATGAAAAAACTAAAATTCATGAGTGCGAATAGTCGAAGTTAGACGAATTTGACCACACACTTTGTAAAACAGACATTTCCGCATTTCGGGATAAGGGAGTACTAACATTGAACGTTCTCTTCGTGGATGCGGAGTAAAATGTCAAATGATGTCAAAGATCATTTGGCATATGTCCGCATCGGTAATGGAGGGTCTTTGCTTAAACCAGCAACCTTTACCAAACTTTTTCCTTAATAAAGGTTGATACGCCCCAAAGTTGCGGCTATTCAATGGGACCGGTCTATGAACTAGGCTTAGGCGGTTAAGGTGCCGATTCTAGCCTATGCGGTCGCTCTTTATAGCCGGAGGTTGTTTAGCTCACTGCACCACAAGTATCTGTAAGTTTGATCGTCAAACTTTCCAATGCTTTAATCGTTATTATGTGTTGCAtaattttgtttttcttaagaactGCTATTGACGATCCTAGTCGCAGTCTGGTCTTCAGTCTTGCGCTAGAGATTATTAAGGTCTAAAACCACGCGCGTTTGTTAAACACAGGCTGAGAAAGGTGCTTTGTCCGTCTTGATTAGCAGCTGGCGAGCCGAGCTTATGTGATTGCTAAAGCAAACTAACTAAAATTGCAGCTGCACTTTTTCAAACTTTTTATGCCAGAACTTTGACAGGAATTTGGTGCTGGTTTATTGATATTAATAATAACTAGGAGTACAAGTTTCAGTGTACTGGAAGGCGCGCGCACACGGAATATGTGGCTGCGACCAGACGCTCACCAAACATGGCTTCAGACTGGCGTGCTTTGAGTTGCTACTTCTTTATCATTTCCCGGCAAGAACGTGAGCGCCTCGTGATGGTAAAAAAAAAAAACGTGAGCCCCTGATTATTACGGAGGCTTTGGGTTACCCAACTGGAGCTATTAGTACATCACATCGAAACCAAGCCGAGCCAAGGCATGAAAAAACAGATGAAACTCAAATCTGATGTGCGCACACAAGCAACCACATTCAGGTTATTCGCTcaaaaagaagaaagagagagTGGCCCTAACTGCCTGATGTGAAGTACACGCGTGAGCGACCATATTGGTTATACATCTAACAATAATGACCcaattttatactaactttgtactaaagttagcacaaagttaagtcatctattttggaacggagggagtagctatgtAGTGCTATGATGTACTAGTCAGCGCTATCAGTTTAAACTTGAGTATTCCCACGTATCTCTAGTAGTTATACAGTAATAGTACAACATAAGAGATGGGCTAAATATATAAAGCCTTTCCAATCAATAAAGTTGGATGGGCTAGACTTGCATTTTGTGTCTTCACAGGAGAACCCAAGAACTGGTGTTCGGGGGAAGTTTGAAGCGGTCATGGTGGATCGAGTCATCGCTCTTTCGGTGCATCCCGACTGAGAAAACAATCGTCTTGCAAACATATACAGACCAGGGAGTCGCATTTCGGATGTTAATTAGGGCAATTTCGTGGACATGTGGTTTGCTTTGTTGATCAAATGCCTAACCCCCGGTCTAAGAACATGTTTCCATCTTCTCCTTTTTCCCATTCCACCGTTAACAAACGCGTGAGACGAGACGACTCCGCGATCCACATTTATAGTAGCAAAAAAAGTGTGGAAGAAAAATGGAAGAAGGGAAATTTGAAGGAAAAGAAGGCAACAACTTTGAGTGTGAAGCATCTATCTAATCCCGTCCATGGCACGCATCATGCAAGCCAGGCGCGCAACAAGAGAGGAGCGCTCCACAAGCTTTCCGTTTCGTGAACCAGCAGGCGCAGATGGGCAGATGGAGGGCCATGCCAAAGCAGAAAGTTGACGTTCATATACGTGTGTTCTTCATTGAACTGTTTTTTTCCTCGAGCAGTTTATGGAAATGCTTGGACCGTTTGTTTGTGTATGTAGGACGCAACGTGGCCATGTGCGAGTTGCCTTGGTTTCGAAGCCCCTGTGGTGGAAAGTTTTAAGAACGAACTGCATCGAAGTCCCTATTGTACACATTGTTATGGCACATTGACTAGGATGCAAGACCTCGGCGTCCTGGGATTTTCGGTGGTGTACAAGAGTAAGCCGCTGATCAGGTCAGGACATGCCCTGTTGTTTTCGGTGATTTGCATGGGCCACGGGAAGTACTGATTGCACTTGGTGTGGTACCATTGGATAAAACGGCTTCAAACCACTGTGGTACTCGTAGTACAACTGGACATCAATGGGTTACTGGTACAGTGGTACTAGCACCACTGTTCTGGTACTCGTACATTTTTCGGCTTGACCGAACCTCATAACTGCATCGCGACGAAGGATTAGTCACCAACTGCTTGCTCTCTTCTGCAAGCAACTGAGTTGCTAAAAGTCCCATAGAAAAATACTGTACAGAGTTGCTAAAAGTCATGGCTTCATGGGCCTGGTTGACCAATAGAGAGAATCTAAATGGCATTCAGTACTTAAAGATTTTTATCAGCATCACTTTGCTTTCTAGTAGTAGTTAGCTTGCACCAGCGCAATTGGTGCTTGTTGTCGTGAAAGCAGTGGCTCACAGCCTGTGCTTGGGAGGGGAATAAATTCCTTCACAGTATCACCATCATTGATCGATATGGAGGGGCATGTCGTGATAAGCTTGGCAGAAAAAGGCAGACACAAACAGCCTCATGCTCATGGGTTGACAATTGCTTTTGGCGATCAGAAGATTTGGAAAAAGAACCTGACACAGTATATGATTTAGGCTAGTTGGACGAGATGGATGGTGAACCATACAATAGCAATCATGTGTTGTGTCCTGGCCTTGTGCTAACATCGTGGAGCAACCAAAAAGAAGCAAGGCCAAGTAACTCATGGTCCAGCACAGAACAGCAGTAAAACATCGGCCACACTACAAGAGTACAGATCCAATGACGGCTATTCGGCAAATTTGCGCCAAAGGTACCATCCAACATAACCGTTTTACAATAAGTTTCACGTTTCATCTTTACAAGCTTAAGCTTCAGCACGAACACTTGCACTGGCGACCCCCATGTCGCCGACATCCACCCCTTCTGCGGGCTAGGTTAGCATGTATGCATGACTGGTGCGTCTGTATTGTTAGGGTTGCAACACAGCTCTGTTAATCAGAACAGGGTGTACATGGAGTATGAAAGGTCAACCTGTGCACTGTTCAGGCCTGGATCTGCGCTTCCATTGGTCCAGTTTTGGTAGAATGTATCATACCCACCAGGGGCCATGTAGCTATTGGCACCTCCATTCCAATATTCAGGCATCTGATTTGGTATATTGCTTACGGACGGAAAAGTGCAGCAGCATCTCATGGGGTTTTGATCCCCACCCATGGGCTGGGGCAAGCCACCAGGGTATGGAGGTAACTGACAGTGATTTGATGCACCGAAACTGGGGCCATGAGTCTGTGTGGGTCTCCATATGGTATCAGTGGAGCTGAGTGTGGAAGATATGCTCACACTACTACTTTGTTTGTGGTCTCCATCATCTTCCAGGCACTCTGAGACCCAGCTAATGATGTCTGGTTGGTCTGTAACAGAGCATGAATCTTGTGCCGGGGCATCGGATGTAGAGCGCAGTGCAGAGCAAGTTGAGGAGCTCATTGATACAGACTTGCCTGAATCAGAAGACTTGTGAAGCTTGCTGAATCCAGGTGGGCAAACTAGTCTCTTTCTTCCTTGACTATCCCTGGCCAATATATCACTGACTGGTCTTGGTAGCCGAATCTTTTCTGCATGCTCAGATGGAATTTTAGCTCCTAACAAGGTCATTTCCCCATTGCACAAGCTGTGATCCCCTCCCTGTGGTGAAGGTTGATGTTTGCCATCAGTGCACACAACTTGATTGCCGAGAATGCTACCACTTGCTACAGCTTTATTTGAAAGAGCTGCCTTTTGTTGATGCAAGATCTGAGATTCATTTTCAGATGCCAACTTTCTGTGCAAATTTGAAAGCTTATCTGGCGCAGCTGATGTCTGTGACACACTATTAGAACTTGAAAGATTACGGAGCACAGTAGGAATGACGCTCGAACTCTCCAATGCAGTTGCACTGGCTGATACAGTGCTCACCATAGCCTGCATGTGCTTTTCTTGGACTGGATTATCCCTGGTATCTGAGCATGCATTCTTCTCCTCTGCTATAACATGAGGTTTAACAACTGCTGAGGAAAGCTGGCTAGTTAACCTATGGGAAGGTTCCTCTGGTCTCTGGGAAACTCCCTTTACAGCCTGGTATCTGGGAATTGCAGTTCTGTCATTGCCTTCATCTTTTGGCAAACCAAGTCTCTTGGAATTTGAAATCCAAGTAACTCCTGTAGCTTTAGGCCTTGTATCAGTAGATGATGTCAAACTAACTACTTGTCCTGCAGTTTTAGACCTTGCATCAGTAGATGATATCGAACTAACTACTTGTCCTGCAGCTTTAGACCTTGTATCAGTAGATGTCCAACTAACTACTTGTCCTGCAGCTTTAGGCCTTGTATCAGTAGATGATATCGAACTAACTACTTGTCCTGCAGCTTTAGACCTTGTATCAGTAGATGATGTCCAACTGCATGCTTGTCCTGCAGCTTTAGACCTTGTATCAGTAGATAATACCGAACTAACTACTTGTCCTGCAGCTTTAGACCTTGTAACAGTAGATGATATTGAACTGCATGCTTGTCCTGCAGCTTTAGATGATATCCAGTTACCTACTTGTCCTGTAACTTTAGACCTTGTATCAGTAGATGTCAACTCCCTGGTAAGCACAGTCAAGCGGCGAGCTGGTCCGCTAGATCCTTGTGAAACTATATTAGCATACTGTGGTTTCCTCCATGAAGTTTCAACTGTCCCATTTACTTCTGAGGCCACTTTCTTGGAATCTGAAATTCCATTTCCCAAATGCACAGATGTATTGGATTTGTCATCGCTAGAAGCCAACTGGTCCTTTGGTCTAAGTGGTGGTAATTCTTGAGATTTGGAGGCAACCTGTTTTTGCTGACCAAGTACGCCCTCATGATTACTCTGCTGATGAAGAGCTGTATTTACAATGGATGCCGGCTTGCCTGAATCCCTGTCAAAGGATCAAAGATGACCATCAGTAGAAGATACAACAGCGGGATCAGGAACCAGCAAACAAAATAATTACCGTGGAATTGCTGCTGGCAGGGTACCAGGGTTATTATTGCAAACTCTGGGTACTACTACATCATTGATGCAAATCTTCAAATGCAGGAAACACAATCAGTACAACGATGATGTCAACAATCAGCACATACCAAGCCAATATTTTCCATCAcagaaaaaatacagataatggcattGACAAGCATATCCCCATGAAAcattagctcagattgaaatatttTCTTATCTTACTTTATCTTTGGAATTCCCACTACACATGGTAGTTCTTGAATTGCAGCCACCTGGAGAAGGTAAAGTAACTCCTGAACGCTGCTGGGGGCCCTTCATATTCATTCCCAGAAAATGCTGAATCCTTAtctcagaaaagaaaagaaaagaaatatctgAACCTCCTGCTTTTGATAATATATATAATATTTAAGGAGTGTAAGTAAGCTACCAGTTTTTCTTTGACAGAACATTATAACCTTAAAACCTATAGATGGTCCAAGAGAAAATATGATAACACTGATGATCAATAACAAGCTAAGAACAAAAGAAGATATAGCCACAGACTAATTGAATGATACCAATTTTAGAAAAAGTTGTTATCATGACTGATACTAAGAAACCTGCTAGCAACTAAACATCAAACCATGGATAAGACGAGTATGGTCTTGGTACAGGTTGCCAAAGCTGCGGTTGCAACCAAAATAAAAAAAGGTTGGCACATAGAGTATGAGCGTAGTACAACTTTGCGAAAGTTGCAAGTGAATATTTAGCCAAACAAAGCTTTCACCGTAAACGCCAACAATAAAACAAGATTAATGAATGCTAAATTAAATTCCACGTGCGAATTTTAAAAGGCTAGTAGCAATTTATACCTTGCGCAAAACACACCAACATCATCTTTGGTACAAACATCTTCTGGTAGGGCTTTCTGGTGCACATATGAACAATTTGGCTTTTGGCAAACCTGAGGTAAGACATGGGAAATTTTAGCAATAAATGGAAGGAGTCAGTAGTTGGAGGCAAGTGAAGGTTTATATGTAACACACACCTTATTGCTTAGCCATATATGACAATATCTTGTAACGCCAAAGGTTGCCCTGCACGGGGAACAGATAAAACATAAGGCATAAACTTCGTAGAGCATGAGATGGATGGTGTTTTATATTAAACCTATGTAGTTAGTGACAGAAATTACTTTAAAGGTCTGCCATCCAAGATGAAACCATTAACCGCCTCTATGCACAGTACAGCTTCTTCTTCTCTCGAATATGTGACATATCTGCAGGAAGACATGCAGAGAATTACGCAAAAGCTAGAAAACAACAATTATCAACTGAAAAAGTGTACTCCCTTTGATCCAAGTTAATTGTCGCAGCTTTAGTACAATTTTgacaattaatttggatcggagtaacaattttttctgaatattttgaAAGAAAGAACATATTGACTGAAATATAAGAGAAAACATTCAGCTCCTTATTTGGGTGGGGTGAGGTTACATTGGTGGTATGTATCTATTCGGAATGACCATTAAAATAGGGTAACCATACTTACAATGTGTGATCTTATGTCACTAGGTGGGAGAATGTATATTATCCAAAAAAGAGGTGGCAGAATGTGGGTTGGGTTAAATTATATGAAGTTGAATATGTTAGGCATGCTTCACCTTTTCTAAAATGTGTGAGCGGCTTTTAGTGGCTGATATCTATCTAGATCTGATCCCATAGCCAATAATATTATCTATTTATTGAGTGGTTCTTGTTTGACTGACTTGTTCCCAGTGTTAAAGCGATATAATTTTCAATTGCAATTTCTACTTAACCAAAAAACTTACACACGGCCAGAGTCAGGAATCTGTTGGTTAGCTCCAATGTTGTCGATAATGATGTTCTCTATTTTTCCATATTGTCCAAGAAAATTCTTTTGCCTTAGAATCTGCATGAACAGTGAACAGTTAGTTTTTTTTCCATATTCACTACAATAGATGTTTAATTATAAGCTAAGGTACTAAACAATCACACTTTTACAGCACAAACACATATTTACCTTTTCACTGGCAAACTCAGAAGGCATCCCGATAATGTACACAAGCTTCCTCTGAATCACACGAACATTATCTGGATGATCTATTGGTTCTTCTGCCACTCTCAACTGATTCGTTGCCGATTTCTGCTTTTGAAGCTTCATTTGTTCATGTTGCAAATTTGATTTGTCAGCACAAAGTTCCTTTAGTCTGCAATTGTAAAACAGAAGACTAAGTCAGGCAACAATTGCCGCATTATATTGTGATAAAAAGAAGTCCCCTAAACTGGAACCTTGAGAAATATAAGGACGACAAAGGGAGAACCATAAGGGAAAATATTGAATACAATATAATAGGAGATTGTAGTGATAAAGTCATAAAACACATGCATTTGGTTGCTGATGCTAGTCCCCAAAATCCTATCCTTGTTGTAGATAGAACGGCATCCAGGGCACCTCCCGCCACACTCGTCCTTCTGGTCCATTTCCATTATATGATGCCAGCACCAAAGACATATCTACCAAAAATATAGATTATAAATATGTGTATTCCATTGATACACAAGTCCACAAGAAGATGCACCATTTGAGTTGTTCATCATGTGCCTATTGTATGAAATGAACAAGAAGTACAACAAAAGCATACAGCAAGACAA
The Triticum dicoccoides isolate Atlit2015 ecotype Zavitan chromosome 3A, WEW_v2.0, whole genome shotgun sequence genome window above contains:
- the LOC119267522 gene encoding polyadenylate-binding protein-interacting protein 11-like isoform X1, which encodes MAAVAEGAPAASAQAAASAAAKEAEYRKDVQKLVDLLSKLNPAAKEFVPSSAAATPRKGLSADAPVFYYGPIGGRSAGIGGYPGSADAGYIGYQQRMQRRNFVDNERRNVYINHGRRRTNERARRADREESIRRTVYVSELDHTVTEERLAETFANCGQVVDCRICGDPHSVMRFAFIEFSGEEGARAALNLGGTMLGFYPVRVLPSKTAILPVNPKFLPATEDEKEMVIRTVYCTNIDKKVTQLDVKSFFEELCGEVSRLRLLGDNVHSTRIAFVEFVNAEGAIQALNCSGMILGTLPVRVSPSKTPVKPRLNRVVSN
- the LOC119267522 gene encoding polyadenylate-binding protein-interacting protein 11-like isoform X2, which gives rise to MAAVAEGAPAASAQAAASAAAKEAEYRKDVQKLVDLLSKLNPAAKEFVPSSAAATPRKGLSADAPVFYYGPIGGRSAGIGGYPGSADAGYIGYQQRMRRNFVDNERRNVYINHGRRRTNERARRADREESIRRTVYVSELDHTVTEERLAETFANCGQVVDCRICGDPHSVMRFAFIEFSGEEGARAALNLGGTMLGFYPVRVLPSKTAILPVNPKFLPATEDEKEMVIRTVYCTNIDKKVTQLDVKSFFEELCGEVSRLRLLGDNVHSTRIAFVEFVNAEGAIQALNCSGMILGTLPVRVSPSKTPVKPRLNRVVSN
- the LOC119267523 gene encoding serine-rich adhesin for platelets-like isoform X2 — translated: MRLKELCADKSNLQHEQMKLQKQKSATNQLRVAEEPIDHPDNVRVIQRKLVYIIGMPSEFASEKILRQKNFLGQYGKIENIIIDNIGANQQIPDSGRVYVTYSREEEAVLCIEAVNGFILDGRPLKATFGVTRYCHIWLSNKVCQKPNCSYVHQKALPEDVCTKDDVGVFCARIQHFLGMNMKGPQQRSGVTLPSPGGCNSRTTMCSGNSKDKICINDVVVPRVCNNNPGTLPAAIPRDSGKPASIVNTALHQQSNHEGVLGQQKQVASKSQELPPLRPKDQLASSDDKSNTSVHLGNGISDSKKVASEVNGTVETSWRKPQYANIVSQGSSGPARRLTVLTRELTSTDTRSKVTGQVGNWISSKAAGQACSSISSTVTRSKAAGQVVSSVLSTDTRSKAAGQACSWTSSTDTRSKAAGQVVSSISSTDTRPKAAGQVVSWTSTDTRSKAAGQVVSSISSTDARSKTAGQVVSLTSSTDTRPKATGVTWISNSKRLGLPKDEGNDRTAIPRYQAVKGVSQRPEEPSHRLTSQLSSAVVKPHVIAEEKNACSDTRDNPVQEKHMQAMVSTVSASATALESSSVIPTVLRNLSSSNSVSQTSAAPDKLSNLHRKLASENESQILHQQKAALSNKAVASGSILGNQVVCTDGKHQPSPQGGDHSLCNGEMTLLGAKIPSEHAEKIRLPRPVSDILARDSQGRKRLVCPPGFSKLHKSSDSGKSVSMSSSTCSALRSTSDAPAQDSCSVTDQPDIISWVSECLEDDGDHKQSSSVSISSTLSSTDTIWRPTQTHGPSFGASNHCQLPPYPGGLPQPMGGDQNPMRCCCTFPSVSNIPNQMPEYWNGGANSYMAPGGYDTFYQNWTNGSADPGLNSAQVDLSYSMYTLF
- the LOC119267523 gene encoding serine-rich adhesin for platelets-like isoform X1, giving the protein MSTQAKDKCPLCMETMDLTDKQLKPCKCGYEICLWCWHHIMEMDQKDECGGRCPGCRSIYNKDRILGTSISNQILKELCADKSNLQHEQMKLQKQKSATNQLRVAEEPIDHPDNVRVIQRKLVYIIGMPSEFASEKILRQKNFLGQYGKIENIIIDNIGANQQIPDSGRVYVTYSREEEAVLCIEAVNGFILDGRPLKATFGVTRYCHIWLSNKVCQKPNCSYVHQKALPEDVCTKDDVGVFCARIQHFLGMNMKGPQQRSGVTLPSPGGCNSRTTMCSGNSKDKICINDVVVPRVCNNNPGTLPAAIPRDSGKPASIVNTALHQQSNHEGVLGQQKQVASKSQELPPLRPKDQLASSDDKSNTSVHLGNGISDSKKVASEVNGTVETSWRKPQYANIVSQGSSGPARRLTVLTRELTSTDTRSKVTGQVGNWISSKAAGQACSSISSTVTRSKAAGQVVSSVLSTDTRSKAAGQACSWTSSTDTRSKAAGQVVSSISSTDTRPKAAGQVVSWTSTDTRSKAAGQVVSSISSTDARSKTAGQVVSLTSSTDTRPKATGVTWISNSKRLGLPKDEGNDRTAIPRYQAVKGVSQRPEEPSHRLTSQLSSAVVKPHVIAEEKNACSDTRDNPVQEKHMQAMVSTVSASATALESSSVIPTVLRNLSSSNSVSQTSAAPDKLSNLHRKLASENESQILHQQKAALSNKAVASGSILGNQVVCTDGKHQPSPQGGDHSLCNGEMTLLGAKIPSEHAEKIRLPRPVSDILARDSQGRKRLVCPPGFSKLHKSSDSGKSVSMSSSTCSALRSTSDAPAQDSCSVTDQPDIISWVSECLEDDGDHKQSSSVSISSTLSSTDTIWRPTQTHGPSFGASNHCQLPPYPGGLPQPMGGDQNPMRCCCTFPSVSNIPNQMPEYWNGGANSYMAPGGYDTFYQNWTNGSADPGLNSAQVDLSYSMYTLF